In one window of Cervus elaphus unplaced genomic scaffold, mCerEla1.1, whole genome shotgun sequence DNA:
- the LOC122691290 gene encoding 14-3-3 protein zeta/delta-like — protein MDKNELVQKAKLAEQAERYDDMAACMKSVTEQGAELSNEERNLLSVAYKNVVGARRSSWKVVSSIEQKTEGAEKKQQMAREYREKIETELRDICNDVLSLLEKFLIPNASQAESKVFYLKMKGDYYRYLAEVAAGDDKKGIVDQSQQAYQEAFEISKKEMQPTHPIRLGLALNFSVFYYEILNSPEKACSLAKMAFDEAIAELDTLNEESYKDSTLIMQLLRDNLTLWTSENQGDEGDAGEGEN, from the exons ATGGATAAAAACGAGCTGGTACAGAAGGCCAAACTGGCTGAGCAGGCTGAGCGATATGATGACATGGCAGCCTGCATGAAGTCTGTAACTGAGCAAGGAGCTGAATTATCCAATGAGGAGAGGAATCTTCTCTCAGTTGCTTATAAAAATGTTGTAGGAGCCCGTAGGTCATCTTGGAAGGTCGTCTCCAGTATTGAGCAAAAGACGGAAGGTGCTGAGAAAAAACAGCAGATGGCTCGAGAAtacagagagaaaatagagacCGAGCTAAGAGATATCTGCAATGATGTACTGTCTCTTTTGGAAAAGTTCTTGATCCCCAATGCTTCACAAGCAGAGAGCAAAGTCTTCTacttgaaaatgaaaggagactACTACCGCTACTTGGCTGAGGTTGCGGCTGGTGATGACAAGAAAGGGATTGTGGATCAGTCACAGCAA GCTTACCAAGAAGCATTTGAAATTAGTAAGAAAGAAATGCAGCCTACACACCCCATTCGACTGGGCCTGGCACTTAATTTCTCCGTCTTTTATTATGAGATTCTAAACTCTCCTGAAAAGGCTTGCAGCCTGGCAAAAATGGCGTTTGATGAGGCGATTGCTGAGTTGGACACGCTGAATGAAGAGTCCTACAAAGACAGCACCCTGATCATGCAGCTGCTGAGGGACAATCTCACTCTGTGGACGTCGGAAAACCAGGGAGACGAAGGAGatgctggggagggagagaacTAA
- the LOC122691289 gene encoding 14-3-3 protein beta/alpha-like produces MTMDKSELVQKAKLAEQAERYDDMAAAMKAVTEQGHELSNEERNLLSVAYKNVVGARRSSWRVISSIEQKTERNEKKQQMGKEYREKIEAELQDICNDVLELLDKYLIPNATQPESKVFYLKMKGDYFRYLSEVASGDNKQTTGRSGCSL; encoded by the coding sequence atgacCATGGATAAAAGTGAACTGGTACAGAAAGCCAAGCTCGCCGAGCAGGCCGAGCGCTACGATGACATGGCTGCGGCCATGAAGGCGGTCACGGAGCAGGGGCATGAGCTTTCCAACGAGGAGAGAAACCTGCTGTCGGTCGCCTACAAGAATGTGGTCGGTGCCCGCCGTTCGTCCTGGCGTGTCATCTCCAGCATCGAACAGAAAACTGAGCGGAACGAGAAGAAGCAGCAGATGGGCAAAGAGTACCGCGAGAAGATCGAGGCCGAGCTGCAGGACATCTGCAACGACGTGCTGGAGCTGTTGGATAAATACCTTATTCCCAATGCTACACAGCCAGAAAGTAAGGTGTTCTACTTGAAAATGAAAGGCGATTATTTTAGATATCTTTCTGAGGTGGCATCTGGAGACAATAAACAAACCACTGGGCGGAGCGGCTGTAGCCTGTGA